Below is a genomic region from Aurantimonas sp. HBX-1.
AAAATGCTGCGCCGACGACCGGCGGTCGCAGGCGGATGGGAGCGCTGCTGCCTCGTCCGGCTCGCTAGTAGGGGATGGAATGCGCCCTGGCGTAATCGACGAGCATGTCGCGCATGCCGCCCGCTCCATGCGCCGAGTCCAGCTTCTCGCAGATCGCCTTCTCCAGGTCGGCGACGTCCGTCTCGACGATCATCGCCTTGACCGGCCCGATCGACGGCGGCGCCATGGATATGGAGCGGAAGCCGAGGCCGATCAACGCCATCGCGCTCAGCGGGCGCCCGGCCATTTCGCCGCACAGCGTCACCGGCACGTTGTGCCGGTTGCCGGCCTCGACGATGCTGCGCAACGCCCGCAGGAACGGCACCGACAGATCGTCGAAGCGGCCGGCGACGCGGGCATTGCCGCGGTCGACGGCGGCGAAGAACTGGAACAGGTCGTTCGAGCCGACCGAGACGAAGTCGAGCACCCCCATCAGCTCGTCGAGCTGGAACAGCGTCGAGGGCACCTCGATCATCGCGCCGACCTTCAGCCGGTGCGGCATCGGATGGCCGAACCGCGTCAGATGGTTCAGCTCGCGGTCGATCAGCTCGCGGGCCTGCTGCACCTCCGCGAGATCGGTCACCATCGGGAACATCACCCGCAGTTCGCGCCCAGCGGCGGCCTTGAGCAGCGCCCGCAGCTGGGTGCGCATCAGGCCCGGCCGGTCGAGCGCCAGCCGCAGCGCGCGGTAGCCGAGCGCCGGATTCTCCTCCGGCGACTGGCTGATATAGGGCAGCACCTTGTCGCCCCCGACATCGAGGGTCCGGAAGGTCACTGGGCGCTCGCCGGCGGCGTCGAGCACGGCGGCGTAGAGCCGCTCCTGGTCGCTGGCGCGCGGCATGGTGGAGGCCACCATGAACTGCAGCTCGGTGCGGAAGAGGCCGATTCCGGCGGCGCCGGATTCCTCCAGCTGCGGCAGGTCGACCAGCAGCCCGGCATTCATCTCCAGATCGATCGCCACGCCGTCCTTTGTCCGCGACGGCACGTCGCGCAGCGAGCGGTAGCGCTCCTGGCGCCGTTCGCGGAACCGCGCCTTATCGGAGAACAGGGCGGCAAGCTCGGCGGGCGGGCGCAGATGCACGCCGCCATCCTCGCCGTCGACGATGATCAGGTCGCGGTTCTCCGACATGGAGACGGCGCCCTTCACCTGACCGACAACCGGGATGCCGAGGGCGCGGGCGACAATCACCACGTGGCTCGTCGCCGCTCCCTCCTCGAGCACCAGGCCGCGGATCATATCGCGCCGGTAGTCGAGCAGTTCCGCCGCGCCCATCGAGCGCGCCACGATCACCGCGTCGCCGGCCGGGCTGTCCTCGTGGCTGTCGCGGCCGATCAGCTGGCGCAGCAGGCGGTTGGCGAGGTCGTCGAAATCGTGCAGTCGCTCGCGGATATAGGGGTCGGTCATGTGCATCATGCGTGCCCGCATGTCCGACTGCACCTTCTCGACCGCCGCCTCGGCGGTCAGGCCGTTGCGCACCGCCTCCTCGAGGCGCCGCACCCAGCCGCGGTCGTGCGCGAACATCCGGTAGGCCTCGAGCACCGCCCGGTGCTCGCCCTCGGCGGCGACGTCGCGACGCGCCAGCATGTCCTCGATGGAGACCCGCAGGATGCCGAGCGCCTTGCCGAGCCGGTCGACCTCCGCCTCGACGTCCTCGTTGAAGAGATTGGTGACGACGACGCGCGGCTCGTGCAGGATCACGTGGCCGATGCCGATCCCGTCCGACAGCGCCTCGCCGTCGAAGCTCACCGGCCGCGACAGGTCGAGGGCGACGCCGGGCCGCGACAGGCCTTCCAGGCTGCCGGCCGCGATCATCTCGGCGACCACCATCGCCACCGTCTCCAGCGCCTCGGATTCCTCGTCGCGGTAGAGCCGCGCCGACTTGTTCTGCACCACCAGCACGCCCAGCGTCCGGCCGGCCCGCAGGATCGGCACGCCGAGGAAGGAGTTGTAGATCTCCTCGCCGGTCTCCGGCAGGTAGGTGAAGGCCGGGTGCTTCTGGGCTTCCGACAGGTTCAGCGGCCGGGCCGTGGCGGCGATCGTGCCGACCAGGCCCTCGCCGAGCTTCAGCTGGGCGAGGTGGACGGAACCGGGATTGAGGCCTTCGGTGGCATAGAGTTCCAGCACCGCGTCGGCGCGCAGCACGTAGAGCGAGCAGACTTCCGCGACCATGTTCTGGGCGATCTGCCGGACGATCTGGTCGAGACGCGCCTGCGGGTCGAGCGGCTCGGCCATGAGCTCCCGGATGCGGCGCATGAGGACGCGCGGACCTGACATGTCGCTCCTGATCAACGCAATCTCTCGTTTTCGGCGACGGCCGGCCGCGCCGGGGGCCCGGTGCGGTTCGACTCTCGTTCCATCAGATCACACTTCCGTGCCGCGGAGACAATCGAATGACGGACCGTCCCGATCCCCTGCGGACAACCCGCGCCCGCCCGCCTCTTACCGAGCGCAACCGCGGGCTTCAACCCGAAGGGCTTACGGCTTGTCCAATCCGTAGATCGAATGCAGCGCCCGAACCGCCAGTTCGGTATATTCGCCGTCGATCAGGATCGAGATCTTGATTTCGGAAGTGGTGATCGCGCGGATGTTGATGCCGCGGCTGGCCAGCGCCTTGAACGCCGTGGCCGCGACGCCGGTATGGCTGCGCATGCCGACGCCGATGACCGACACCTTGGTCAGGCCCTGCTCGCTCTGGATGGCCTCGTAGCGCATCGCCGACTTCGCCGTCTCGAGCACCGCGGTGGCCTTCTGCAGGTCGCCGGACGGGACCGTGAAGGTCATGTCGGTCGTGGCGCCCGATTCGGAGATGTTCTGGACGATCATGTCGACATTGACGCCGGCTTCGGCGAGCGGGCCGAAGATCGCGGCGGCGACGCCCGGCTGGTCCTCGACCCGGCGCAGCGAGATCTGCGCCTCGTCCCTGGCGTAGGCGATCCCTGTGACGACCTGCTGTTCCACGATTTCATCCTCGTCGCAAATGAGCGTTCCCGGCGGGTTGTCGAAGTCCCCCATGCCGGGCGCGTCGGGGTCCTCGAATGACGAGCGCACGAACATGCGCACCTTATGCACCATGGCCAGCTCGACGGAACGGACCTGCAGCACCTTGGCGCCGAGCGAGGCCATCTCCAGCATCTCCTCGAAGGAGATGCGGCTCATCCGGCGGGCCTTCGGCTCGATGCGCGGGTCGGTCGTGTAGACCCCGTCGACGTCGGTATAGATGTCGCAGCGATCCGCCTTGATCGCCGCGGCGACGGCGACCGCGCTGGTGTCGGAGCCGCCGCGCCCGAGCGTCGCGATGCGGTTGTCCGGCGCGATGCCCTGGAAGCCGGCGATCACCGCCACCTGGCCTTCGCCGAAGCGCCGCACGATCTCGGCGGCGTCGATTTCCTGGATGCGCGCCGCGCCGTGCGCGCCGTCCGTCCTGATGGCGATCTGCCAGCCCTGCCAGGAGCGCGCATTGACGCCCATGGCCTGCAGCGTGATCGCCAGCAGACCGGCGGTCACCTGCTCGCCGCTGGCGACGACGGCATCGTATTCGCGCGCATCGTGGATCGGCGAGGCCGCCCGGCACCAGCCGACGAGCTCGTTGGTCTTGCCCGACATCGCCGAGACGACGACGGCGACGTCGTGGCCGGCATCGACCTCGCGTTTGACATGCCGCGCGACGTTCTTGATGCGGTCGATATCGGCGACGGAGGTGCCGCCGAACTTGAGGACGATGCGGGCCATGTGAGCGGATCGGTATCGTATGAGGTGCGGGACGGTGTCCGGCTGCGGGAAACGGGCACGCTGCGAGTGCCCGCCGCCCCCGGCGCCGAGCGGCCGTTCCGTAGCCGATGCGGCCCGGAACCGCAATCCGCTGGCCGCCCGGGGCGCAGCCGATGGTCGCGGGCGCTTGACTTCGCGGCCGGCGGCGGAAGATGGCGGGGGAGCAACAGGGAGCGACACCACGATGAACGCAAGCGAGGGCACCACGATCGACGCCGGCGAGGTCGAGCGGTTTTCGCGGCTGGCGCAGGAATGGTGGAACCCGGCGGGCAAGTTCAAGCCGCTGCACAAGTTCAATCCGGTGCGGCTGGAATACATCCGCGCGCAGCTGGCGATGAACTTCGGCAGCGACCTCACGCGCGGCAAGCCGTTCGAGGGCCTGTCGCTGCTCGACATCGGCTGCGGCGGCGGGCTGATCTGCGAGCCGCTGGCGCGTCTCGGCGCCCATGTCGTCGGGGCCGATGCCTCGGAGACCAATATCGAGGTGGCGCGCCTCCACGCGGCGGAAAGCGGCCTTGCGATCGACTACCGCGCCACCACGGCGGAGGCGATCGCCGCCGGCGGCGAGACCTTCGACGTCGTCCTGGCGCTCGAGGTCGTCGAGCATGTCGCCGACGTCGAGCTGTTCCTCTCCTCCTGCGCCGCGATGGTGAAGCCTGGCGGCCTGCTCTTCGTGGCGACGATCAACCGGACGCTGAAGGCCTACACCTTCGCCATCGTCGGGGCCGAATACGTCCTCGGCTGGCTGCCCAAGGGCACCCACCAGTTTTCCAAGCTGGTTCGCCCCGAGGAGATCGCCGGGCCGGTCGAGCGGCAGGGCCTGTCGATGATCGACGAGATCGGCGTGGTCTACCACCCGCTCGCCGATGCCTGGCGCCAGTCACGTGACACCGACGTCAACTACATGGTCCTCGCCCGCCGCCCGGCCGTCTGAGCCGGCGCCCGGAGAAAGCTGGGGACATCCTGCAGGTTCAGGCCGTTAGCCGGCTACCCGCAAGGTTTGGGCAAGCCCCGTTGCCCATGTTGTTTCAGCGGCGGGAATTGCGTCGCGTCAAGGCGGGCACCGACAGACCGGCACGAACAGACAACGATCCCGAGGGTGAGATGGTGGCGGCGAACAGAGACCAGGTTCCGAACGAAGCGACCTGCCCGGTCCCCCTCGAGGTGCTGGCCTTGCTGCTGCGCTCGGATGAACGCACGCGCATCGCGCTGATCCGCGAGATCGACGCCGAGGCCCGGGCCCGGCTGGCCTTCTTCTGCTACAACCGCGTGCATCTTCGCCCGCTGGCCTTCCGCATTGCCGGGCTGTGCGAATTGCGCGACCTGCGGCTGATCGCGGGCCTCAAGGGCGACCTGCTCTTCCAGCAGGCCACCGAGCAGGGCCTGTTCGAGGACGGCGGCCCCGGCCCGCGCAAGAAGGGCGTCACGCTGGCGAAATCCGCCCGCGGCTGACCGTCCGGCGGGTCAATCGTCACAATCGGCCGCGCGCTGAAGCAGGAAGGCCTGTTCCGGCGCGTTTCGCGACAGGCTCGCCGCCCGCTCGAAGGCGGCCTTCGCCTCCGGCATGCGTCCTGAACGGAACAGGAAGTCGCCCTTCGCCGCCCAGAGCGGTGCGTAGGCGCACAGCGCCCCCTCCGCCTCCAGATCCGACAAGAGCGCGAGGCCGACCGCCGGCCCGAACGCCATGCTGTGGGCAATGGCCCGGTTGAGGTCGACCACCGGCGACGGCGTCACGGCGCGGAGCCGGTCGTAGAGCCCGGCGATCCGGGCCCAGTCGGTGTCCTCGGCGCGCGCGGCCCGCGCGTGGCACGCCGCCAGCGCCGCCTGCAGCACATAGGCGCCGTCCTCGCCGCCGAGCGCCACGGCGCGATCCAGCGCGGCAAGGCCGCGCCGGATCAGCAGCCGGTCCCAGCTGGCGCGGTTCTGCCGGGTGAGCGGCACCAGCGACCCGTCCGCCGCCACGCGGGCGGAAAAGCGCGAGGCCTGGATGTCCATCAGCGCCACGAGGCCGAACACCTCCGGCTCCTGGGGCGCGAGGCCGGCGAGGATCGCGCCGAGGCGCCGCGCCTCGGCACAGAGCGCCGGCCGGATCAGGTCCTCGCCGGCGGTCGCCGCATAGCCCTCGTTGAAGATCAGGTAGATCACCTCCAGCACCGAGCCGAGCCGCTCCTGCCGCGCCTTGCCGCGCGGCACCTCGTAGGCGAGGCCGGACGCGCCGAGGGTCTTCTTGGCCCGCACGATGCGCTGCGCGATCGTCGGCTCCGGCGCAAGGAAGGCCCGGGCGATCTCGCCGGTGGTGAGGCCGCCCACCAGCCGCAGCGTCAGCGCGACGCGGGCCTCGCGCGACAGCACCGGGTGGCAGGCGACGAACATCAGGCCGAGCAGCTCGTCGCCGACTTCGTCGTCGAGGGCGGCGTCGATCGCCTCGGCGCCGCCGGTATCGGCCACCATCTCGCGGCCGATCGCGGCATGCTTTTCGGCCCGCATCCGCTCGCGCCGGAACTGGTCGATCGCCCGGCGCTTGGCCGTCGCCATCAGCCAGGCGCCGGGCCGCTCCGGCACGCCGCTTCTCGGCCACCCGGCGAGGGCCGCGACGAGCGCGTCCTGCGCCAGTTCCTCGGCCGTCCCGACATCCCGCACCAGGCGGGTCAGGCCGGCGATCAGCCGGGCCCGCTCGATCCGGAAGACGGTCTCGATCGCCTGATGTGTATCCGTCGCTGCCACACCGGCAATCTAGGGGCGGGGCTCGGCATCGGCCAAGCCCCGCGCCGCATCGAGGACGGCGGGCGTCAGCGCGCCTCGAGCTTGGCCCGCAGCCGCTCTTCCTGCTCGATGACTTCCGGGGTCACGACATCGGCGAAGTCGGCCATCTCGTAGAACGGCCGGATCTCCAGCTCGCTCGGACCCGGCATCGGGTTCGGGCATCGCTTGGCCCATTCGACGGCCTCCGCCATGTCGCGGACTTCCCAGATCCAGAAGCCGGCAACCAGTTCGCGGGTCTCGGCGAACGGCCCGTCGATGACCGTCCGGCCCGGGCCGTCGAAGGCGATCCGCTTGCCCTCCTTCGACGGCTTCAGCCCGTCGCCGGTGAGCATGATGCCGGCATTGACCAGCTCCTCGTTGAATTTTCCCATCGCCTCGAACAGCTCGGTCGAGGGCATGATCCCCGCTTCGGAGTCTTCCGTCGCCTTCACCATCACCATCACGCGCATCGTTCTGTCTCCCTTGCCGGGGGGTCGTCGTGACCGCCCTGCCGATACGACGAACGAACTCTGGCGAAATCGACAGCGCGTGGAGAATTTTTTCGAAGGCCTCGCCGCGGGCAAATTCGCGCGGTGATGCCGGCGGCCGGGGAGGGGCCCGCGCCGGCGATAAGGCTGAATGTCGGCTAGTTCTTGTCTTCGGGCAGCGACGGCAGCGGCAGGGCGGCGATGCCCTCCTCGCTGAGGCCCTTCACCTCTGCGGGCGAGGCCTCGCCGTAGATCTGCCGCGCCTCGGTCTCGCCGTAATGGATGCGCCGCGCCTCCTCGGCGAAGCGCGGACCGACATAGTCGGCCTTGGCGCGCAGTTCCCGGGCCATTTCCTGGAGCTTGGCAAACACCCTGGCCGCCTCGGCATTGGCGTAGCCGCCGCCCGGCGCAGTGGCGGCGGGGGCCGTGCGTTCGCCGGCGGCGGCGGGTGCCCCGCCCTTGCCGATGGCGGGCCGCATCAGCGCCTTGCCGATCTCGGTCGAGCCGCAGGCCGGGCATTCCACCAGCCCGCGCCCGGCCTGCGCCTCGAAATCCTCACCGGAGCGGAACCAGCCGTCGAAGCCGTGGCCCCTGGGTTCGCACCGGAGCGCGAAGCTGATCACTCGGCCGCCTCCAGCGCGCCCGTCACCCGGACGCTGTTGCCGTCCTCGCCGACGCGGAACGGACGGGCATTCTTCAGATTGGGGATCTTGGCACGCGCCGCGGCGACTTCCGCCGTGTCGATGCGCGCCAGCGCAATGCCGGGACCGTCGCCGTCGACCTCCGCGACGATCCGGCCCCATGGGTCGACGATCAGCGAATGGCCGTAGGTCTCGCGGCCGTCCTCGTGCACGCCGCCCTGCGCCGCGGCGATGACATAGGCGCCGTTCTCGATCGCCCGCGCCCGCAGCAGCACATGCCAGTGCGCCTCGCCGGTCTGCCGGGTGAAGGCGGCCGGCGCGGTGAGGATCTCGGCCCCGGCCAGCGCCTCCTCGCGGAACAGATGCGGGAAGCGCATGTCGTAGCAGACGGCAAAGCCGAGCCGCGCTGGGCCGCCCGCGAAGGCGAGATCGGCGAGCGCGGCGTATTCGCCGGGCCGGTAGGTGCGCGACTCCCGCCAGCTCTCGCCGTTGTCGAGATCGACGTCGAACATGTGGATCTTGTCGTAGCGGGCCTTGATCGAGCCGTCGGGCGCGTAGAGCACCGCGCGGTTGGCGACCTTGCCGTTATCGAGCGCGATCGCCGTCGAGCCGACATGCAGATGGACGCCATGCTGACGCGCCAGCCGCGACGCCGCCGCCAGCACCAGGTCGTCCGCCTCGCCGCGCAGATGCTGCATCAGGCCGGCGCGGTCGCGCTGCACCATGCCGGTCATTTCCGGCGACTGCAGATAGTCCGCCCCCGCCGCGACGGCCTCGGCCACCAGGCCTTCCAGCGCCGCGACATTGGCCTCCGGCTCGAGGCCGGAGCGCATCTGCAGCACGGCGGCGGTAAACACGGTCATCGCGGCACTCTCCTTGTTCGTTCAGGCAGCCAGGAGCGGGTCGAGCTTGCCGGCGCGCTCCAGCGCGTAGAGATCGTCGCAGCCGCCGACATGGGTGTCGCCGACGAAGATCTGCGGGAAGGTGGCGGCGCCCTTGGCGCGCTGGATCATTTCCTGGCGCAGCTGCGGCGAGGCGCTGGCGTCCTTCTCCTCGAAGGCGACGCCCTTCTCTTCGAGCAGGCGCTTGGCCCGCGAGCAGAAGCCGCAGAGCTGGCGGGTATAGATGACGACGTCCGGCATAAGATTCCTGTCCGAATTCGGTTCGTCCAGCATATGGCTTCACGCGGTGCCGGCGGCAACCCTGGCGAAGACCAGGACGTCGACATCCCTTGCCCCTGCGCGCTTCAGCGCCCGTGTGGCGCTCGCGGTGGTGGCGCCCGTCGTGTAGACGTCGTCGACCAGCAGCACCCGCCGTCCCTGGATCTCGGCGCGCCGCGGGTCGATCACCTGGAAGGCGCCGCGGACGTTCTCCTGCCGCTGGCTGACGCCGAGCCCGACCTGGCTGCGGGTGGACTTGACCCGCCGCAGCGCCAGCGCCGAATAGGTCGTGCCGGTCTCGCGGCCGATCCGCCGCGCCAGCTCGGCGGACTGGTTGAACCGGCGCCGCCACAGCCGGCCGGAGTGCAGCGGCACCGGCACGATCACGTCGGCATCCGCCAAGAGCTCGGCGCCGGCCCGCCGCATCCAGCCCGCCATCAGCGGCACGAGGTCGGTGCGGTCGCCGTATTTCAGCGCCGCGACCAGCCGCGCTGCGAGATCCTCGTAGAGCACGGCGGCGCGCAGCCGGGCGAAGGGCGGCGGCTCGGCGATCGCCTCGGCGGAAAGGAAACCCTTGCCGAGGTCGTAGGCGAAGGGCAGCCCCAGCACCTCGCAATAGGGCCGCTCGATGAAGCGCAGCTTCGGCCAGCACTGCGCACATACGGTCCCGCTTCCGGTCACGGCGGCCTGGCAGCCGGGGCAGACGGGGGGAAACAGCAGCCGGCCGATCGATCCGCCGATCGCCAGGGTGCCGCGCCTGATGATGCTCATCGCTCCTCGCCTCCCGGCCTCGCCCCGATGGCGCCGCGCCTCCGGCCGGCGCCGTTGGCATCCTCGACCCTTGACGATACTCCTGCTGCGGGCAGCTACAAGCGCTCTCGACGCCACACCCAGCAGAGACAGGCCACCATGCCGGAAACCCCCGGACACCGCGTCTTCGACCGGGAACTGCTCGACCGGCGCCGCCGCCGCTGGCTCGGCGACGGGACGCCCCCCTCGGTGCGCTTCCTGCTCACGGCCGCTGCGGACGAGCTGGCGGAGCGGCTGTCCCTTGTGGAGCGCCGGTTCGAGGTGGCAGTCGACCTCGCCGGCCATACCGGCGAGATGGCCACGCAGATCCTTGCCAGCGGCAAGGCCGGCCGCATCGTGCGGATCGAGCGGCTGCCGACGCTTCTCGACGGGCCCGACCTCGCCGCCGTCGGCGACGAGGAAGCGTTGCCGCTGGCCGAGGCGAGCGTCGACCTGATCGTCTCGACCCTGTCGCTGCATCTCACCAACGATACGCCCGGCGTCCTGGTCCAGTGCCGCCGCGCCCTGCGGCCGGACGGGTTGTTCCTCTGCGGCTTCCTCGGCGGCGACACGCTGAGCGAGCTGCGCGCCTCGCTGTTCGCCGCCGAGGCCGAGCTGCTCGGCGGCGTGTCGCCGCGCGTCGCGCCCTTCGCCGACATCAGGGACGCCGGCGCGCTGCTGCAGCGCGCCGGCTTCGCCCTTCCGGTCACCGACCAGGACCGGCTGACCGTGCGCTACGACAATCTGTTCCAGCTGATGCAGGATCTGCGGGCGATGGGCATGGCCAACATGCTGGTCGAGCGCTCGCGCCGGCCGGCCTCCCGGCGGCTGTTCCTGCGGGCGGCCGAGATCTACGCCGAGCGCTACGCCGACCCGGACGGGCGGATCCGTGCCACCTTCGACATCATCTACATGTCCGGCTGGGCGCCGCACGAGAGCCAGCAGAAGCCGCTGCGGCCGGGCAGCGCCAAGACAAGCCTCGCCGCGGCGCTGGGGGATCGCTCGGACCCGGCCTGAGCCGGCGGACGGTCAGAAGGCGGCGGAGATCATCTCGAACGTCGCGACCAGCGCGTCGGTCAGCGGCTGGAAGCTGGTGACGAGGGCGGTCGCCAGGATCGCGGCGACGAGCGTGTACTCGACGGCGACGCCGCCGCTGCGGTCGCGGCGAAGGGCGTCGAGCCGGGCGATGACACGGCGGGAGATCAGCATGCCCCGGTCCGCCGGCCGCTGGCATGCACGATGCAGGGGCCGGCGCCCGGCGCCTGCAGCACGCTGCGGTGGACGGTGTAGCGGCCGGTGCCGATCGAGCCGGTGGTCATCGTGTCGAGCTGCGGGCTGCTTGCGACATAGTCGACGCTGTGGCGGGCGGCCGGCACCACCACCAGCGCAAGGCCGATCGTGATCGCCCCGAACAGCAGCGTGGCGCGCAGCAGGCCGGTCCGAAGCTCGCGGATCGATGCCCGGATGCGCAGATCGTTCAGCTCGTCCTCGAATTCCCGCATCGTCGCCTCGCAGCCTGACCAACCGCTTCAGGGTGACGCGAAACGATAAAAAAATGTTGAATCAAATTTTAACCGGAACGGCGGCGGTGTCCGCGGGACCAGTGGACAAGAATTCGGGACGGCAGGACATTCAGGCCCCCGACGGTCCGCGATATGGCTTGGCGCAGGGCGCGTCCGCGGCGGCCCCGAGGCGTCGGTCGGTGCGACCGCGCCGGAGGACGCCGGGACGGCCGTCCGGCCGCCGTTACCGCCCGATTCCGGATGCGGAAGGCGGAACGAGCGCCGCCACCTCACCACCGCCCGGGCGGTTCCCCGGGGCTCTGCCGACATTTCAAGGAACCACCATGCTGCGTACCCGCCTGACCACCCTGCTGGCCATCTCGCTCGGCGCCTGCCTCGCCGCCGGCGCGGCATCGGCCCAGAACCGTGACGTCACCATCGTCAACGGGACGAGCACGGCGATGATCGAGTTCTACGCCTCGAACACCGGCACGAGCGACTGGCAGGAGGATATTCTGGGCGTCGACGTGCTCGAAGTCGGCGAGTCGGTGGACGTCACCGTCGACGACGGCACCGGCGCCTGCATGTTCGACTTCATGGCTACCTTCAGCGACGGCGCCACGGCGCAGAAGAATGGCGTCAACGTCTGCGAGATCTCGCAGTTCGACTTCACCGACTGATTGCCGCAACCCGCCGCCTGGCAGGAGCCGGGCAGCCTTCAGCTGAGGAGACAACGATGCATAGACGATGGCTCGGACCGGTCGCGGCAGCGGCGATGCTGACTCCGGCATTCCCGGCCCTGGCGGATCCCTCGGGGACCTACGGCATCGACGGGGTGAACCCGGACGGCACCACCTACGAGGCGAGCGTGCTGGTCTCGAAGGTGGGCGACACGTTCTCGGTGACCTACTCGCTCGACGATCGCAAGGTCATGGGCACGGCGATCGGCGACGACGACGTGCTGGCGATCGGCTACGGCGAGGCCGGCGACAGCGGCGTCGCGCTGATGTACCGGGACGGGCAGCGCTGGCAGGGCGTCTGGAGCTATCTCGGCGCCAAGCAGCTGGGCACCGAGGAGTGGCAGCCCCGCTGAGGCGGCAGGCCGACAAGGGGAGGTTGCCCGCCGGGCGATCTCCCGTCGCCGGCAGAGGCGGCACGATGCCGCCTCCCGGCTCCGGTCCTGCGCAGCGACTGGCTCTGCGATATTCCGGCCGCGCGGAGGCGGCCGGTCGGCAAGGCGTCAGTCTTCGCGGAAGAACACCTCGACCGGGCCCTTCAGCTTGATCGTCAGCGGCTGGCCCTTGCGGTCCTTGGCCTTGCCGGCCTGCACGCGGATCCAGCCCTCGCTGACGCAGTATTCCTCGACATTGGTCTTCTCGACCCCCTTGAACAGCACGCCGACGCCGCGCTCCAGGAGTTCGGCGTCGTAGAACTCGCTGGCGGGATCGGAGGAAAGGCGGTCGGGAAGCGTGTCTGTCATGTCTCTGCCGGTGGTTGCCATCATGGAGCGTGACATAATCGCGGCGGCGCCTTTGCCAAGGCTGCGGCGGCGGCCGGCCTTGCCCCAGGCTGGAGGCCTGCCGCTATCAGGCCACTTATCTGCGGCTTGGTCATTTTCATGTCCGGTTCATCTGCCATTTCGCAAGGTCGGACATGGACCTTACCGGCGAGCGAGCCTGCCGGCTGGAGAGACGACGATGATGCGAGACCTGCGATTGCTCCCGGGACTGCTGCCGCTGCTGGCGATACCGGCCGTCGCGACGGCGCAGGAGGCGCCGGTGCAGCTCGCACAGTATTACGAACCGGGTGATGCCGGGATCGCCGAAATCTACATCGACGAGTTCGGCCGGCGGGTGGTCATCGACGAGTTCGGGCGGATCGTCGCCGTCGAGGAGCCGCGCCGCGAGCGCTTCCGCGAACGCCGCAGGCAGTTCGAGGAGCGCGGGGCGATCATCGACGCGCCGCCGCCGCCCGGCGTGATGCTCGAGGGCCGGGTCGACCTGCCGCCGCCCGGCGTCTTCGAGGAGCCGGGCTTCGCCGGCCGGCCGGCCTCGGCCGATCCGTATTACGACGGGCCCTACGAGGGCGACCGCGGCTATGACGCGGCGATCGAAGCCGCGCCGCTGCCGGACGCCGGCGCTCCGGTGCAGGAGGCCGAGCTGCCGCGCGGCATCGAGGACCTGCCGGGCTACCAGACGGACCTGCCGGCGCCGGGCGCGCCGATCGTCGAGGGCGAGACCATCCGCGAGAGCGATCCCGCGCCGCAGGTTGCGATGCCGACCGGCAAGAACGCCAAGGCCGAGATCGCCGCGCTGCAGGTGCTGCTCGACCGCGCCGGCATGTCGCCGGGCGTCATCGACGGCCGCATGGGCTCGAACGTCAACAAGGCGGTCGCCGCCTATCAGGAGAAATACGGGCGCACTTTGCCGACCGGCGACCCCAAGGCGCTGGCCGAGGAACTCGACGCGACGGGCGGACCGGCCATCGTTTCCTACGAGATCACCGCGGAAGACGTCTCGGGGCCCTATGTGGCGGCCATTCCCTCCGACTACGGCCAGAAGGCGCTGCTGCCGGAGATGAGCTTCGAGCGCGTGTCGGAACGGCTCGCCGAGAAGTTCCACATGGACGAGGCCTATCTCATCGAGATCAATCCCGGCGCG
It encodes:
- a CDS encoding L,D-transpeptidase — translated: MMRDLRLLPGLLPLLAIPAVATAQEAPVQLAQYYEPGDAGIAEIYIDEFGRRVVIDEFGRIVAVEEPRRERFRERRRQFEERGAIIDAPPPPGVMLEGRVDLPPPGVFEEPGFAGRPASADPYYDGPYEGDRGYDAAIEAAPLPDAGAPVQEAELPRGIEDLPGYQTDLPAPGAPIVEGETIRESDPAPQVAMPTGKNAKAEIAALQVLLDRAGMSPGVIDGRMGSNVNKAVAAYQEKYGRTLPTGDPKALAEELDATGGPAIVSYEITAEDVSGPYVAAIPSDYGQKALLPEMSFERVSERLAEKFHMDEAYLIEINPGADFNRQGTRLKVMAVGDNAKGEVARIVADKGREQVRAYAADGSLIAAYPSTIGSSDTPSPTGIVQVNRIAFDPNYTYNPKVNFKQGENDKVLTIPPGPNGPVGTIWIALSKPTYGIHGTPEPSKIGKTNSHGCVRLTNWDATELAKMVKAGVTVEFEE
- a CDS encoding Flp family type IVb pilin → MLISRRVIARLDALRRDRSGGVAVEYTLVAAILATALVTSFQPLTDALVATFEMISAAF
- a CDS encoding DUF3297 family protein → MTDTLPDRLSSDPASEFYDAELLERGVGVLFKGVEKTNVEEYCVSEGWIRVQAGKAKDRKGQPLTIKLKGPVEVFFRED
- a CDS encoding methyltransferase domain-containing protein; its protein translation is MPETPGHRVFDRELLDRRRRRWLGDGTPPSVRFLLTAAADELAERLSLVERRFEVAVDLAGHTGEMATQILASGKAGRIVRIERLPTLLDGPDLAAVGDEEALPLAEASVDLIVSTLSLHLTNDTPGVLVQCRRALRPDGLFLCGFLGGDTLSELRASLFAAEAELLGGVSPRVAPFADIRDAGALLQRAGFALPVTDQDRLTVRYDNLFQLMQDLRAMGMANMLVERSRRPASRRLFLRAAEIYAERYADPDGRIRATFDIIYMSGWAPHESQQKPLRPGSAKTSLAAALGDRSDPA
- a CDS encoding DUF1178 family protein, with the translated sequence MISFALRCEPRGHGFDGWFRSGEDFEAQAGRGLVECPACGSTEIGKALMRPAIGKGGAPAAAGERTAPAATAPGGGYANAEAARVFAKLQEMARELRAKADYVGPRFAEEARRIHYGETEARQIYGEASPAEVKGLSEEGIAALPLPSLPEDKN
- a CDS encoding carbon-nitrogen hydrolase family protein, with the translated sequence MTVFTAAVLQMRSGLEPEANVAALEGLVAEAVAAGADYLQSPEMTGMVQRDRAGLMQHLRGEADDLVLAAASRLARQHGVHLHVGSTAIALDNGKVANRAVLYAPDGSIKARYDKIHMFDVDLDNGESWRESRTYRPGEYAALADLAFAGGPARLGFAVCYDMRFPHLFREEALAGAEILTAPAAFTRQTGEAHWHVLLRARAIENGAYVIAAAQGGVHEDGRETYGHSLIVDPWGRIVAEVDGDGPGIALARIDTAEVAAARAKIPNLKNARPFRVGEDGNSVRVTGALEAAE
- a CDS encoding ComF family protein; the encoded protein is MSIIRRGTLAIGGSIGRLLFPPVCPGCQAAVTGSGTVCAQCWPKLRFIERPYCEVLGLPFAYDLGKGFLSAEAIAEPPPFARLRAAVLYEDLAARLVAALKYGDRTDLVPLMAGWMRRAGAELLADADVIVPVPLHSGRLWRRRFNQSAELARRIGRETGTTYSALALRRVKSTRSQVGLGVSQRQENVRGAFQVIDPRRAEIQGRRVLLVDDVYTTGATTASATRALKRAGARDVDVLVFARVAAGTA
- the grxC gene encoding glutaredoxin 3; this translates as MPDVVIYTRQLCGFCSRAKRLLEEKGVAFEEKDASASPQLRQEMIQRAKGAATFPQIFVGDTHVGGCDDLYALERAGKLDPLLAA